A part of Solenopsis invicta isolate M01_SB chromosome 2, UNIL_Sinv_3.0, whole genome shotgun sequence genomic DNA contains:
- the LOC105200853 gene encoding ankyrin repeat and BTB/POZ domain-containing protein BTBD11 isoform X3 yields the protein MIHMIPERDTDSVAPTPTPQHPRHSQHHHLSLHELRALQRRPECTGNSSSDENRSSGHASMSDTGGHTSSSSPPHRHHRTHSPQQLNAVPEDDRLSASVTQRNGRSRSGQSRNRHRATPAKLQVPWSGSGLEDIKLAIQQLTMRSHKSSSTYSSLSGSESSEPAVRRLMRHSSLETINTNVTSADEFVWVDSHNRLVELQQLPWTHHDVLRVLQNGRTREHMDQVSMETIPRLSYLLQRALVRIGRETQRLTKPIGLCSKHEVYSAFKIVLCPALADSCTKACLRAAAMFAVSGDQLKQSKASRSGLQLPVGRFLRWMSDVRLGRMIHEYAAIYLTAGIENLLEEILLQCVPTEPHTTLTATMLEHAIANSGDLWGLLQPYAHLNAGRTASGALAMPRWASVSSLNSSSSSRSGRDAAQSALEPSLLTTCVGSMSELIDLISKVAQAGRCPIPLTTRALHALFYYMRCSQLEHGERGSGIQELAYERAYVVLPPLVEWLRVAAAHAEHRHGLVMDQDDINQAARLLLPGVDCPVRPISSEEIAVCSKRIDDAEYVRLLTLDMAFKMLTSGRTDLIAQAMPLLPSTKINTVNDAGFTALMLACINGDESAVMALLDAGADLNIESPPPTTSSSSNTPSKIPQTSGISNVRNPINQSAIITPNKTSNANVASSSPNSLSGAISSGMCYAQTAFNAETQHWTALTYTALLGHCNIARILLERGAVVEGGAKLSEDKCTVTPLQAATASGNNEMVALLLAHAAQPFLSTLIKDSFSYSGSVQRGCYSAISVATAHGQRSCLHQLLSHPLNFSAKRGEKEILSLEEILAEGNAGNNSQQQTAEGRGARREGKEPVFNKIQTKALQEAMYHSAESNHLDITMELRGLKIGWTLHCWMHSLATAHEMRLDSVIDQLLQDFLQVCPDDYSTQFVQECLPLLFNIFRYSKKEGTTLLLADIFCTCFGWEAIKPIRDTTLSSGSRIDPKFVNNPELSDVQFRVEGRVFYGHKIVLVTSSPRFRNMLSSKLCEGNPPIVQINDIRYHIFQMVMEFLYHGGCATLEVNQSDVLELMAAANFFQLDGLLRYCEAQCSTMVDLDNIVSMYIHAKVYNAAQLLEYCQGFLLQNMVALLTYDDSVKRLLFAKKLPNHDVLAGLLLTLQSRIKARRSQQNKIKA from the exons ATGATCCATATGATCCCGGAAAGAGATACGGACAGCGTGGCACCGACACCTACCCCACAGCATCCGCGTCACTCCCAACATCATCATCTCAGTTTACACGAACTCCGTGCGCTTCAG AGGCGGCCGGAATGCACCGGCAACAGCTCCTCCGATGAAAATCGATCGTCCGGACACGCGAGTATGTCGGACACTGGCGGTCACACGAGCAGCAGTTCGCCACCGCATCGTCATCATAGGACTCACAGTCCTCAGCAACTGAACGCCGTGCCTGAGGACGATCGACTCTCGGCGTCGGTTACCCAAAGGAATGGCAGGAGCCGATCCGGTCAAAGCCGCAACCGGCACCGAGCTACTCCTGCTAAG CTGCAGGTACCATGGTCGGGTTCTGGTTTGGAGGATATAAAGCTGGCGATCCAACAGTTGACGATGCGCTCACACAAGTCTTCTTCCACATACTCTTCATTGAGCGGTTCGGAAAGTTCGGAGCCCGCGGTGAGGAGGCTGATGCGACACTCCAGCTTAGAAACGATCAACACCAATGTGACCAGTGCCGATGAGTTCGTCTGGGTAGACTCTCACAATCGTCTGGTGGAGTTGCAACAGTTACCGTGGACTCACCACGATGTGCTGCGTGTACTTCAGAACGGTCGCACGAGGGAACACATGGATCAAGTCTCGATGGAGACGATCCCGCGGCTCTCCTACCTCCTGCAACGCGCGCTAGTCAGGATCGGTCGCGAGACTCAGAGATTGACGAAGCCCATAGGCCTCTGTAGTAAGCACGAGGTGTACAGCGCCTTCAAGATCGTACTCTGTCCGGCTCTGGCGGATTCTTGCACCAAG GCTTGCCTTCGAGCTGCCGCGATGTTTGCTGTATCTGGCGATCAGCTAAAGCAATCGAAGGCATCCCGTTCAGGGCTGCAATTGCCAGTCGGACGTTTCTTACGTTGGATGTCCGATGTGAGACTCGGGCGGATGATTCACGAGTACGCCGCGATATATCTGACGGCCGGGATCGAGAATCTTCTGGAGGAGATACTGCTACAGTGCGTGCCGACTGAACCGCATACGACCCTCACGGCGACGATGCTGGAGCACGCTATAGCCAACAGTGGCGACTTATGGGGCTTGTTACAGCCATATGCGCATCTCAATGCCGGTCGGACGGCATCGG GCGCTCTCGCGATGCCTCGTTGGGCAAGTGTAAGTTCTTTGAactcatcgtcgtcgtcgcgcagCGGACGGGACGCAGCTCAGTCAGCTTTGGAACCGTCGTTACTTACGACCTGCGTAGGATCGATGTCGGAATTGATAGATTTGATTTCCAAAGTAGCGCAAGCGGGACGCTGCCCCATACCACTGACGACTAGAGCGTTACATGCTCTATTTTATTACATGAGATGCTCGCAG CTGGAGCATGGAGAACGTGGTTCTGGAATTCAAGAATTAGCATACGAACGAGCTTATGTAGTGCTACCACCGTTAGTAGAATGGCTACGAGTAGCTGCAGCGCATGCCGAGCACAGACACGGTCTGGTTATGGATCAAGATGACATTAATCAAGCTGCCCGACTATTGTTGCCTGGAGTAGATTGTCCCGTTCGACCGATAAG TTCCGAGGAGATCGCAGTGTGTTCCAAGCGCATCGACGATGCCGAATACGTTCGATTGCTGACGCTGGACATGGCCTTCAAGATGTTGACCAGCGGACGGACAGATCTGATAGCTCAGGCAATGCCATTGTTGCCTTCGACAAAGATCAACACAGTGAACGATGCCGGATTTACAGCTCTGATGTTAGCGTGTATCAACGGGGATGAATCAGCTGTGATGGCTCTACTGGACGCCGGGGCAGACTTGAATATTGAAAGCCCACCACCCACGACGAGCTCGTCATCAAACACACCTTCTAAGATTCCACAAACGTCCGGTATATCGAACGTTAGAAATCCGATTAATCAGTCGGCAATAATAACGCCAAATAAAACATCGAACGCAAATGTAGCGTCAAGTAGTCCTAACAGTTTAAGTGGAGCTATCTCCAGCGGCATGTGTTATGCGCAAACTGCTTTCAATGCAGAGACACAACACTGGACCGCTTTGACTTATACGGCTCTGTTGGGTCACTGCAATATCGCCAGAATATTATTGGAAAGAGGTGCGGTAGTGGAAGGCGGCGCAAAACTCAGCGAGGATAAATGCACGGTTACGCCTCTGCAAGCGGCCACGGCGTCAGGAAACAACGAGATGGTTGCTCTACTCTTGGCACACGCGGCGCAGCCGTTTCTGTCTACTTTGATTAAAGATTCATTCTCCTATTCTGGTTCCGTGCAACGTGGTTGTTACAG cgCAATCTCGGTGGCTACGGCGCATGGTCAGAGAAGTTGTCTTCATCAATTGCTATCGCATCCACTCAACTTCTCGGCAAAGCGAGGAGAAAAGGAGATATTATCTTTAGAAGAAATATTAGCCGAAGGTAACGCCGGTAATAATTCTCAGCAGCAGACTGCCGAAGGAAGAGGAGCTCGCAGAGAAGGCAAGGAACCAGTATTTAATAAGATACAAACGAAGGCGCTACAAGAAGCGATGTATCATAGTGCGGAAAGTAATCATTTAG ATATTACTATGGAACTTCGTGGGCTAAAAATAGGCTGGACATTACATTGTTGGATGCACAGTCTCGCGACAGCTCACGAAATGCGACTGGATTCGGTTATAGATCAATTACTTCAAGACTTTCTTCAAGTCTGTCCGGACGATTATTCCACGCAGTTCGTGCAGGAGTGTTTGCCActcttattcaatatttttagatatagtaag AAGGAAGGCACAACACTCTTGCTCGCTGATATATTTTGCACATGTTTCGGATGGGAAGCAATCAAGCCGATTAGAGATACTACACTTTCGAGCGGGTCAAGAATCGAcccaaaatttgtaaataatccaGAATTAAGCGATGTACAATTTAGAGTCGAAGGTCGCGTTTTCTATGGTCATAAAATTGTACTGGTTACATCTTCTCCGAGATTTAGAAATATGTTGAGCTCCAAACTATGCGAGGGCAATCCTCCCATTGTACAGATTAACGACATAAGATATCACATATTCCAG aTGGTTATGGAATTTCTTTATCATGGTGGCTGCGCTACTTTGGAAGTTAATCAAAGTGATGTTCTGGAATTAATGGCAGCAGCGAATTTCTTTCAACTCGATGGCTTGCTCAGATACTGTGAAGCACAGTGTTCCACGATGGTGGACCTTGACAATATTGTTTCTATGTATATTCACGCAaag GTATATAATGCGGCACAGCTCTTAGAATATTGTCAAGGATTTCTATTACAAAATATGGTAGCTCTTCTGACGTATGATGATTCAGTTAAGCGTTTGTTATTTGCGAAAAAGTTACCGAATCACGACGTTCTCGCGGGGTTATTACTCACATTGCAATCGCGAATAAAAGCCAGGCGATCtcaacaaaacaaaataaaagctTAG
- the LOC105200853 gene encoding ankyrin repeat and BTB/POZ domain-containing protein BTBD11 isoform X2: MNLERPTMDGGCGQQPLFLSGTSGWSGISSPQQSTVQTASTPSEHYGGPLSLSICISDSGHEILRPKPRRPGGGNNREIYSPSYSKDLTENSPKTGVHDMIHMIPERDTDSVAPTPTPQHPRHSQHHHLSLHELRALQRRPECTGNSSSDENRSSGHASMSDTGGHTSSSSPPHRHHRTHSPQQLNAVPEDDRLSASVTQRNGRSRSGQSRNRHRATPAKLQVPWSGSGLEDIKLAIQQLTMRSHKSSSTYSSLSGSESSEPAVRRLMRHSSLETINTNVTSADEFVWVDSHNRLVELQQLPWTHHDVLRVLQNGRTREHMDQVSMETIPRLSYLLQRALVRIGRETQRLTKPIGLCSKHEVYSAFKIVLCPALADSCTKACLRAAAMFAVSGDQLKQSKASRSGLQLPVGRFLRWMSDVRLGRMIHEYAAIYLTAGIENLLEEILLQCVPTEPHTTLTATMLEHAIANSGDLWGLLQPYAHLNAGRTASGALAMPRWASVSSLNSSSSSRSGRDAAQSALEPSLLTTCVGSMSELIDLISKVAQAGRCPIPLTTRALHALFYYMRCSQLEHGERGSGIQELAYERAYVVLPPLVEWLRVAAAHAEHRHGLVMDQDDINQAARLLLPGVDCPVRPISSEEIAVCSKRIDDAEYVRLLTLDMAFKMLTSGRTDLIAQAMPLLPSTKINTVNDAGFTALMLACINGDESAVMALLDAGADLNIESPPPTTSSSSNTPSKIPQTSGISNVRNPINQSAIITPNKTSNANVASSSPNSLSGAISSGMCYAQTAFNAETQHWTALTYTALLGHCNIARILLERGAVVEGGAKLSEDKCTVTPLQAATASGNNEMVALLLAHAAQPFLSTLIKDSFSYSGSVQRGCYSAISVATAHGQRSCLHQLLSHPLNFSAKRGEKEILSLEEILAEGNAGNNSQQQTAEGRGARREGKEPVFNKIQTKALQEAMYHSAESNHLDITMELRGLKIGWTLHCWMHSLATAHEMRLDSVIDQLLQDFLQVCPDDYSTQFVQECLPLLFNIFRYSKKEGTTLLLADIFCTCFGWEAIKPIRDTTLSSGSRIDPKFVNNPELSDVQFRVEGRVFYGHKIVLVTSSPRFRNMLSSKLCEGNPPIVQINDIRYHIFQMVMEFLYHGGCATLEVNQSDVLELMAAANFFQLDGLLRYCEAQCSTMVDLDNIVSMYIHAKVYNAAQLLEYCQGFLLQNMVALLTYDDSVKRLLFAKKLPNHDVLAGLLLTLQSRIKARRSQQNKIKA, translated from the exons ATGAATCTGGAACGGCCGACGATGGACGGCGGGTGCGGACAGCAGCCGCTCTTCCTAAGCGGCACTTCCGGCTGGAGCGGTATCTCCAGCCCTCAGCAGTCGACCGTGCAAACTGCGAGCACTCCCTCGGAGCACTACGGGGGACCGCTGAGCCTGAGCATCTGCATATCCGATTCGGGTCACGAGATACTCCGTCCGAAGCCACGACG aCCGGGCGGTGGTAATAACCGCGAGATATACAGTCCCTCTTACTCTAAGGATCTCACCGAGAATTCCCCTAAAACCGGGGTCCACGACATGATCCATATGATCCCGGAAAGAGATACGGACAGCGTGGCACCGACACCTACCCCACAGCATCCGCGTCACTCCCAACATCATCATCTCAGTTTACACGAACTCCGTGCGCTTCAG AGGCGGCCGGAATGCACCGGCAACAGCTCCTCCGATGAAAATCGATCGTCCGGACACGCGAGTATGTCGGACACTGGCGGTCACACGAGCAGCAGTTCGCCACCGCATCGTCATCATAGGACTCACAGTCCTCAGCAACTGAACGCCGTGCCTGAGGACGATCGACTCTCGGCGTCGGTTACCCAAAGGAATGGCAGGAGCCGATCCGGTCAAAGCCGCAACCGGCACCGAGCTACTCCTGCTAAG CTGCAGGTACCATGGTCGGGTTCTGGTTTGGAGGATATAAAGCTGGCGATCCAACAGTTGACGATGCGCTCACACAAGTCTTCTTCCACATACTCTTCATTGAGCGGTTCGGAAAGTTCGGAGCCCGCGGTGAGGAGGCTGATGCGACACTCCAGCTTAGAAACGATCAACACCAATGTGACCAGTGCCGATGAGTTCGTCTGGGTAGACTCTCACAATCGTCTGGTGGAGTTGCAACAGTTACCGTGGACTCACCACGATGTGCTGCGTGTACTTCAGAACGGTCGCACGAGGGAACACATGGATCAAGTCTCGATGGAGACGATCCCGCGGCTCTCCTACCTCCTGCAACGCGCGCTAGTCAGGATCGGTCGCGAGACTCAGAGATTGACGAAGCCCATAGGCCTCTGTAGTAAGCACGAGGTGTACAGCGCCTTCAAGATCGTACTCTGTCCGGCTCTGGCGGATTCTTGCACCAAG GCTTGCCTTCGAGCTGCCGCGATGTTTGCTGTATCTGGCGATCAGCTAAAGCAATCGAAGGCATCCCGTTCAGGGCTGCAATTGCCAGTCGGACGTTTCTTACGTTGGATGTCCGATGTGAGACTCGGGCGGATGATTCACGAGTACGCCGCGATATATCTGACGGCCGGGATCGAGAATCTTCTGGAGGAGATACTGCTACAGTGCGTGCCGACTGAACCGCATACGACCCTCACGGCGACGATGCTGGAGCACGCTATAGCCAACAGTGGCGACTTATGGGGCTTGTTACAGCCATATGCGCATCTCAATGCCGGTCGGACGGCATCGG GCGCTCTCGCGATGCCTCGTTGGGCAAGTGTAAGTTCTTTGAactcatcgtcgtcgtcgcgcagCGGACGGGACGCAGCTCAGTCAGCTTTGGAACCGTCGTTACTTACGACCTGCGTAGGATCGATGTCGGAATTGATAGATTTGATTTCCAAAGTAGCGCAAGCGGGACGCTGCCCCATACCACTGACGACTAGAGCGTTACATGCTCTATTTTATTACATGAGATGCTCGCAG CTGGAGCATGGAGAACGTGGTTCTGGAATTCAAGAATTAGCATACGAACGAGCTTATGTAGTGCTACCACCGTTAGTAGAATGGCTACGAGTAGCTGCAGCGCATGCCGAGCACAGACACGGTCTGGTTATGGATCAAGATGACATTAATCAAGCTGCCCGACTATTGTTGCCTGGAGTAGATTGTCCCGTTCGACCGATAAG TTCCGAGGAGATCGCAGTGTGTTCCAAGCGCATCGACGATGCCGAATACGTTCGATTGCTGACGCTGGACATGGCCTTCAAGATGTTGACCAGCGGACGGACAGATCTGATAGCTCAGGCAATGCCATTGTTGCCTTCGACAAAGATCAACACAGTGAACGATGCCGGATTTACAGCTCTGATGTTAGCGTGTATCAACGGGGATGAATCAGCTGTGATGGCTCTACTGGACGCCGGGGCAGACTTGAATATTGAAAGCCCACCACCCACGACGAGCTCGTCATCAAACACACCTTCTAAGATTCCACAAACGTCCGGTATATCGAACGTTAGAAATCCGATTAATCAGTCGGCAATAATAACGCCAAATAAAACATCGAACGCAAATGTAGCGTCAAGTAGTCCTAACAGTTTAAGTGGAGCTATCTCCAGCGGCATGTGTTATGCGCAAACTGCTTTCAATGCAGAGACACAACACTGGACCGCTTTGACTTATACGGCTCTGTTGGGTCACTGCAATATCGCCAGAATATTATTGGAAAGAGGTGCGGTAGTGGAAGGCGGCGCAAAACTCAGCGAGGATAAATGCACGGTTACGCCTCTGCAAGCGGCCACGGCGTCAGGAAACAACGAGATGGTTGCTCTACTCTTGGCACACGCGGCGCAGCCGTTTCTGTCTACTTTGATTAAAGATTCATTCTCCTATTCTGGTTCCGTGCAACGTGGTTGTTACAG cgCAATCTCGGTGGCTACGGCGCATGGTCAGAGAAGTTGTCTTCATCAATTGCTATCGCATCCACTCAACTTCTCGGCAAAGCGAGGAGAAAAGGAGATATTATCTTTAGAAGAAATATTAGCCGAAGGTAACGCCGGTAATAATTCTCAGCAGCAGACTGCCGAAGGAAGAGGAGCTCGCAGAGAAGGCAAGGAACCAGTATTTAATAAGATACAAACGAAGGCGCTACAAGAAGCGATGTATCATAGTGCGGAAAGTAATCATTTAG ATATTACTATGGAACTTCGTGGGCTAAAAATAGGCTGGACATTACATTGTTGGATGCACAGTCTCGCGACAGCTCACGAAATGCGACTGGATTCGGTTATAGATCAATTACTTCAAGACTTTCTTCAAGTCTGTCCGGACGATTATTCCACGCAGTTCGTGCAGGAGTGTTTGCCActcttattcaatatttttagatatagtaag AAGGAAGGCACAACACTCTTGCTCGCTGATATATTTTGCACATGTTTCGGATGGGAAGCAATCAAGCCGATTAGAGATACTACACTTTCGAGCGGGTCAAGAATCGAcccaaaatttgtaaataatccaGAATTAAGCGATGTACAATTTAGAGTCGAAGGTCGCGTTTTCTATGGTCATAAAATTGTACTGGTTACATCTTCTCCGAGATTTAGAAATATGTTGAGCTCCAAACTATGCGAGGGCAATCCTCCCATTGTACAGATTAACGACATAAGATATCACATATTCCAG aTGGTTATGGAATTTCTTTATCATGGTGGCTGCGCTACTTTGGAAGTTAATCAAAGTGATGTTCTGGAATTAATGGCAGCAGCGAATTTCTTTCAACTCGATGGCTTGCTCAGATACTGTGAAGCACAGTGTTCCACGATGGTGGACCTTGACAATATTGTTTCTATGTATATTCACGCAaag GTATATAATGCGGCACAGCTCTTAGAATATTGTCAAGGATTTCTATTACAAAATATGGTAGCTCTTCTGACGTATGATGATTCAGTTAAGCGTTTGTTATTTGCGAAAAAGTTACCGAATCACGACGTTCTCGCGGGGTTATTACTCACATTGCAATCGCGAATAAAAGCCAGGCGATCtcaacaaaacaaaataaaagctTAG